The Stappia sp. genome window below encodes:
- the ggt gene encoding gamma-glutamyltransferase, translating into MTICRTQNHRTTPAPRRPARLRRRAGLLLLLAGLVPALAALPARADTPAPPPILSGDDRVHPVLARSGMVASQEALATQVGRDILQRGGNAVDAAVAVGFALAVTLPRAGNLGGGGFMMIHMAESDETHALDYRETAPAGAFRDMFLDADGEADAQKSRFSGLAIGVPGTVAGLTAAHARFGSGDFTLAELIAPAIRLAREGFPVSPDLAQSLQRSVVRLASDADAARIFYKPDGGYYAVGETLVQEDLARSLERIAQDGASGFYSGPVAQAIAARVQDAGGSMTVEDLAAYETVWRAPVTGTYRGYEIASMPPPSSGGVHIVEILNMLEPFDLAEMGAGSAAAMHVMAEAMKRAYADRAQFLGDPDFVDVPVAGLTSKAYAAERMADFDPDRATPSAEIAAGAPAPYESDETTHFSVVDRHGNAVSNTYTLNFSYGVGMMAPGTGILLNNELDDFSAKPGVPNAYGLIGGEANAVAPRKRPLSSMSPTLVFRDGDLVLATGSPGGSRIITTVLQVIVNVVDHGMNIAEASTAPRMHHQWLPDEIRIEDGISPDTRALLRDKGHAVEEKSVMGSTQSVMVVPGGLAGASDPRRQGALAAGH; encoded by the coding sequence ATGACCATCTGCCGGACCCAGAACCACCGGACCACGCCGGCGCCGCGACGCCCGGCCCGGCTGCGCCGCCGCGCGGGGCTGTTGCTGCTTCTCGCCGGCCTCGTGCCCGCGCTCGCCGCCCTTCCCGCGCGCGCCGACACGCCGGCGCCCCCGCCGATCCTGTCGGGCGACGACCGGGTGCATCCGGTGCTCGCCCGCTCCGGCATGGTCGCCAGCCAGGAGGCGCTGGCGACGCAGGTGGGCCGCGACATCCTGCAGCGCGGCGGCAATGCGGTCGACGCGGCGGTCGCGGTCGGCTTCGCGCTCGCCGTGACGCTGCCGCGCGCCGGCAACCTCGGCGGCGGCGGCTTCATGATGATCCACATGGCCGAGAGCGACGAGACGCATGCGCTGGACTACCGCGAGACCGCGCCGGCGGGGGCCTTTCGCGACATGTTCCTCGACGCGGACGGCGAGGCGGACGCGCAGAAGTCGCGCTTCTCCGGCCTTGCCATCGGCGTTCCGGGCACGGTCGCCGGACTCACGGCGGCGCACGCGCGTTTCGGAAGCGGCGACTTCACGCTCGCCGAACTGATCGCGCCCGCGATCCGTCTGGCCCGCGAGGGCTTTCCCGTCTCCCCGGATCTCGCGCAGTCGCTGCAGCGCTCCGTCGTGCGCCTCGCCAGCGATGCGGATGCGGCCAGGATCTTCTACAAGCCGGACGGCGGCTACTATGCGGTCGGCGAGACCCTCGTGCAGGAAGACCTCGCCCGCTCGCTCGAGCGCATCGCGCAAGACGGTGCCTCGGGCTTCTACTCCGGCCCGGTCGCGCAGGCCATCGCGGCGCGCGTGCAGGACGCCGGCGGTTCCATGACGGTGGAGGATCTGGCGGCCTATGAGACGGTGTGGCGCGCGCCCGTCACCGGCACCTATCGCGGCTACGAGATCGCCTCCATGCCGCCGCCCTCCTCCGGCGGCGTGCATATCGTGGAAATCCTCAACATGCTGGAGCCCTTCGACCTCGCCGAAATGGGCGCCGGCTCGGCCGCCGCGATGCACGTCATGGCGGAAGCGATGAAGCGGGCCTATGCCGACCGGGCGCAATTCCTCGGCGATCCCGATTTCGTCGACGTTCCGGTCGCCGGCCTCACCTCCAAGGCCTATGCGGCCGAACGCATGGCCGATTTCGATCCCGACCGTGCAACGCCCTCGGCCGAGATCGCAGCCGGCGCGCCCGCCCCTTACGAGAGCGACGAGACCACGCATTTTTCTGTTGTCGACCGGCACGGCAACGCGGTCTCCAACACCTACACGCTGAACTTCTCCTATGGCGTCGGCATGATGGCGCCGGGCACCGGCATCCTGCTCAACAACGAACTCGACGACTTTTCCGCCAAGCCGGGCGTGCCCAATGCCTACGGGCTGATCGGCGGCGAGGCCAATGCGGTCGCCCCGCGCAAGCGCCCGCTGTCCTCCATGAGCCCGACGCTGGTCTTCCGCGACGGCGATCTGGTGCTCGCCACCGGCTCGCCCGGCGGCAGCCGCATCATCACAACCGTGCTGCAGGTGATCGTCAACGTCGTCGACCACGGCATGAACATCGCCGAGGCGAGCACCGCCCCGCGCATGCACCACCAGTGGCTGCCGGACGAGATCCGCATCGAGGACGGCATTTCACCGGACACCCGCGCGCTGCTGCGCGACAAGGGGCACGCGGTCGAGGAAAAAAGCGTGATGGGCTCGACCCAGTCGGTGATGGTGGTGCCGGGCGGACTGGCCGGCGCCTCCGACCCGCGCCGGCAGGGCGCGCTCGCCGCCGGTCACTGA